The nucleotide sequence TGATACCCTTTATTTCTTAGTGTTTGAATACAATTAGTAGCTGAGTCATACCGATTTACATCAACCCATTTTTGAGCTCCTAAGGCAATTTCTTTATCAATACGCTTCCCAAAACGCTGTTCAATAACATGGAGTTCTTGAATCCCAAAAACCTCACAACTACGCATCACCGCACTGGTATTATGCATCTGAAAAACATCCTCAACAGCTACCGTAAAATGATTGGTACGATTTGCGAGAACTTTTAAGAACTTTTCTTTGCGCTCAGTCGTTATAATATTTTCAAGAAAATGAAGGTAATCCAAATCTATCATCTGATTTTTTTTGGTGCAAAAATAACAAAAAAGGAAAAAGTATCAAGTTTTTGGGCGTGTCCCTCTGGGTCGGGCTATACGCTACAATCTTGTGGCGGCATAAATGCCCGCCGCCACAAGGATTTTCGCTGCTATCCCTCACGCAAACCCTGCAATCATTCAATAAATCACTATTAATTTCATTATGTATTTCATTTTAATAAATTTGATGCATTACTTTTACTAAAAAAAGGAACACAAATTAAAGAAATCAGAGAAATAGTAAGAAATCTCTAAGTAACTTAGTGTCTTGGTAATTAAAAAATATTGTTATTAGGATTAAAAAAACTTAGAACCTAAGAACCTTAGCAACTAAGTCCCTCAAAATCCTTCGTGCCCTTTGTGTATAAAAAAAACTAATTATGAAAAAGAAACTCGTAGTACTCACAGGAGCTGGAATCAGTGCCGAAAGTGGTATTAAAACCTTTAGAGATAGTAACGGTCTCTGGGAAGGTCATAATGTAATGGAAGTTGCCACTCCCGAAGGTTTCCATAAAAACCCCGAATTAGTACTCGACTTTTATAATCAAAGACGCAGACAACTTTTTGAAGTACAACCCAATCTAGGGCACCAAATCTTAGCCCAAATGGAGCATGATTTTGACGTACAAATCATCACCCAAAATGTCGATGATTTACACGAAAGAGCGGGAAGCACTAACGTTTTACACCTACACGGCGAATTATTAAAAGTACGAGCTATCAATAATGAAAACAACATCTTAGACTGGAAAACCGATTTATTACTAGGTGATACCGACAGCAGTGGCAACCAATTACGTCCGCATATTGTTTGGTTTGGCGAGGCCGTTCCTGCCCTTGATGAAGCTATTGAAATCACAGCAACAGCCGATTATTTTGCTGTCATTGGTACATCATTACAAGTTTATCCTGCAGCAGGATTGATTGATTTTACTTCAAAAAACACTCCCGTTTTCTATATTGATCCTAAACCCGCTTCGATTCCAAACTTAAGAAATCCATTAGAATTGATTCCGATGAATGCTTCGGATGGTGTTTTGATATTGAGAAATAAATTATTACAATACGGTTTATAATCCTCGTAAACACCGCATTTACAAGACCTTTCACCACAAAAAACCAACATAGTTTAGTTTTTTAAACTCCCCTCATTTACATTTTTCCGCATGTTAATATTCTGTTAAACAGAAATTAAACAACTGTTTAAATTAAACAGTTGTTTAATTTTGTTTTAAATTAGAAACAACATGAGTTTGAATACCGATTTTAACGAAAAACAAATTGAAATTCTATTAGTAGCAGAAACCCTTTTTGCTGATAATGGTTTTGAAGGAACCTCCATTCGTACCATTGCAAAAGAAGCTAAAATCAATGTGGCTATGGTTTCCTATTACTTTGGTTCAAAAGACAAATTACTAGAAGCGTTAGTCGTTTACAGAACAAAAGATTTACGTTTTGAGATGGCCCATCTTTCAACAGAAAACCTTGATCCTATTGAAAAAATTAAAAAAGTAATTGATTTATACATCAACAGAATCAATTGCAACAAAGGAATCTTTAGAATTATCCATTTTGAATTAACCAAGGGAAAAGAATCTTCTAAAATCAAAGCACTTGATGAAATTAGATATGCTAATTTACTTTCGCTAACCTCCATCATCGAAGAAGGTCAAAGCAAAGGAATTTTCAGGAAAGATGTCATCATCCCTTTAATTCCACCTACTATTCTCGGAACATTTTTTCATTTTCATATCAATAAAATGTACTTCCAAGAAATACTGAATTTAAAAACAGAAGAATCTTTTGACAACTATATCAAAACAACTCTATCTAAACATATTCAACAAACAATTAATGCTTTACTAACGTATGATATAGCTCATTAAGAAGCGTTTGAACCTAGGCTAAATCAATAAAACAACAATAACATTCAGATTGTTAACAAATAATTTTACGAACATGAAATTTAATTCATTCCTCGTGCTAGGAACATCGCTGTTGTTCCTTAACACCCTAAATGCACAGCAAAAAAAGAGTTTAAAACTCGAAGACGCCATCCATTTGGCCTGGAAAAACAGTAACGAAACTTCATTAGCTGACAGAAAAGTAAACACGAAAGCATTGGAACTAAAAGCTGTAAAAAATCATGCTTACCCAGATTTGAAAGCTTCAGGACAATACCAAAGATTAACAAATGCTTCTATCAGTTTACCACAAAGTTCCTCTTCATCAAGCGCCGAGCCAACTCCAGTGGTAAATCAATTGATGATTGGTCAAATCAATACTAGCCTACCTATTTTTAGTGGTTTTAAACTCAAAAACAATATCAAATCATCGGATAACTTGTACCAAGCGGAAGTAGCTACTGCGTTACAAACCAAAGAAAATGTAGCCCTGAAAGTGATTGACTTTTATGCTCATTTGTACAAGTCTAAAAAAACAGTGGAACTAATCGCTGAAAACAAAAAAAGTGCGCAACAACGTGTTACTGATTTTACAGATTTAGAAAAAAACGGCATCATACCCAGAAACGATTTACTAAAAGCACAGTTACAATTATCTAAATTACAACTATCACTGGATAGTGCCATTAGTGAATTAAATAATGTCAATTTTGAATTGGTTACATTCTTAAAACTAGATTCTAAAACTAATTTAGACATCATCGAAAGTGATTTTGTTGACTTCCAAATGGATAATATCCCTACAAATGCGCAACTAGCATTAGAAAACAGAAAAGATCTTGAAGCCATCCGCTTAGAAGAAAAAGCAAGCTTAAACCAAATTGATGTAGCTAAAAGCGGGTACTACCCATCACTATCTCTTATAGGTGGCTATACTTCATTGGATTTAAAAAACTTGGTTACAGTACAAAATGCAATAAATTTTGGTGTGGGAATTTCTTATGACTTAAGTGGCATTTTAAAAAACGGTACTAATGTAAAAATTGCTCAAAGCAAAGCGCAAGAAATTAAAGAACATGAAGCTATGCTAACAGACCATATCAAAATTGAAGTACAAAAGGCTATGGAAGAATTCGACCTTTCCTTAAAACAGGGAATCGTTTACAAACAAGCTGTAGAACAAGCTACTGAAAATTACAGAATACTAAAAGATAAATATGACAATGGTCTAGCCGATACCAACGACCTTCTTGAGGCAGATGTAGAACAGTTAGGAGCCAAAATAAACCAAACGCTAGCCAAAGCTAATAGCATCCAAAAATATTATGCCTTATTATCAGTTTCAGGACAGTTAAACCAAAAATTCAATCTTTCAAAAATATAATTATTAGCAAAATGGAAAATAAAAAAAACAATACAAAGTTTATCCTAATCATATCCGCATTAGTAATTCTTGGAATTACATACGGCACCTTTAAATACATGCACTCACTCGCTCACGAAGAAACAGATGATGCACAAATAGAGAAAAAAATGAACCCAATTATACCTAGAGTTTCAGGGTACATCAACAAAGTATATATTAAAGACAATAATTTTGTAAAAAAAGGAGATACCTTATTTACTATTGATGCTAAGGAATACGAATTGAAGATCGAAGAAGCTATTGCAAACTTGGCTACAGCCGAAGGAAATTTTGAAGTTTCAAAAGCAGATATCGGAACCGTATTAGCAAGCGTATCTGTATCTGACGCAAATGTACAATCAGCGAATGGCAATATCGAATCAGCTAAAATCAAATTAGGATTAGCAACTAATGATTTCAACCGTTACAGTAATTTATATAAAAACCATACCATTACAAAACAACAATATGAACAAGCATTAGCAGCTAAACAAGAGGCCGAAAATCAAGTTCGAATTTTACAACAACAACAAAAAGCGTCTTCTTTTCAAAAATCAGTAAATCAAGCCAAATCTAAAGTTTCAGACAAACAAACAGAGGTAGCTGCTGCTAACATCAAAAGAGCCAAAGCTTTATTAGAAACAGCACAATTGAATTTGAGTTACACAGTGGTCACTGCTGCCATTGATGGACAAGTTTCTAAAATT is from Flavobacterium sp. NG2 and encodes:
- a CDS encoding NAD-dependent deacylase, with protein sequence MKKKLVVLTGAGISAESGIKTFRDSNGLWEGHNVMEVATPEGFHKNPELVLDFYNQRRRQLFEVQPNLGHQILAQMEHDFDVQIITQNVDDLHERAGSTNVLHLHGELLKVRAINNENNILDWKTDLLLGDTDSSGNQLRPHIVWFGEAVPALDEAIEITATADYFAVIGTSLQVYPAAGLIDFTSKNTPVFYIDPKPASIPNLRNPLELIPMNASDGVLILRNKLLQYGL
- a CDS encoding TetR/AcrR family transcriptional regulator, giving the protein MSLNTDFNEKQIEILLVAETLFADNGFEGTSIRTIAKEAKINVAMVSYYFGSKDKLLEALVVYRTKDLRFEMAHLSTENLDPIEKIKKVIDLYINRINCNKGIFRIIHFELTKGKESSKIKALDEIRYANLLSLTSIIEEGQSKGIFRKDVIIPLIPPTILGTFFHFHINKMYFQEILNLKTEESFDNYIKTTLSKHIQQTINALLTYDIAH
- a CDS encoding TolC family protein, coding for MKFNSFLVLGTSLLFLNTLNAQQKKSLKLEDAIHLAWKNSNETSLADRKVNTKALELKAVKNHAYPDLKASGQYQRLTNASISLPQSSSSSSAEPTPVVNQLMIGQINTSLPIFSGFKLKNNIKSSDNLYQAEVATALQTKENVALKVIDFYAHLYKSKKTVELIAENKKSAQQRVTDFTDLEKNGIIPRNDLLKAQLQLSKLQLSLDSAISELNNVNFELVTFLKLDSKTNLDIIESDFVDFQMDNIPTNAQLALENRKDLEAIRLEEKASLNQIDVAKSGYYPSLSLIGGYTSLDLKNLVTVQNAINFGVGISYDLSGILKNGTNVKIAQSKAQEIKEHEAMLTDHIKIEVQKAMEEFDLSLKQGIVYKQAVEQATENYRILKDKYDNGLADTNDLLEADVEQLGAKINQTLAKANSIQKYYALLSVSGQLNQKFNLSKI
- a CDS encoding HlyD family secretion protein, with product MENKKNNTKFILIISALVILGITYGTFKYMHSLAHEETDDAQIEKKMNPIIPRVSGYINKVYIKDNNFVKKGDTLFTIDAKEYELKIEEAIANLATAEGNFEVSKADIGTVLASVSVSDANVQSANGNIESAKIKLGLATNDFNRYSNLYKNHTITKQQYEQALAAKQEAENQVRILQQQQKASSFQKSVNQAKSKVSDKQTEVAAANIKRAKALLETAQLNLSYTVVTAAIDGQVSKIDLQPGQLVQPGQSLFYIINNSEAWVIANFKETQLNKMIAGQKVTLKVDAYPDYEFNGSITSFSPATGSRFSILPPDNATGNFVKTIQRLPVKINIDATNDIEKVKLLRPGMNVDVDVHIK